In Aquimarina sp. TRL1, a single window of DNA contains:
- a CDS encoding DNA repair ATPase, producing the protein MEENKDNTHLSLDGGTYEIIQKRLQSQKTELQKRLQELNTARKDVFGSVETKLIANNRINTENNCIARDIVTIGNHCLFGYNVHFGLRTEITLQDVFSIYTYEEDHFVAQPLTCIEDELFINDFTNLYKYYRNTIFSKFAIIGNYLHMVFQLSESTTDIKTFKWLINEGTLTYIDNRSDHEYTFPTQHDFQWTEVNRDMHRYGTHSHISIMDKVFVETIGGDLTIKIEDNTDDGKGILDEPVVHVDQTLDDGQFRYADLGNLIALEIKPFQEAPRYFVYNHKIQEVKKIESIGESCILLPDDQGIIFPNGYYLQSGAFKLFGLSISELKFQKKLSSPNGEDFLYIFYEEENGHYVLMSYNVIEQEVKTPIVCTGFTLLEHGELCYFKTEDEQTKHHVIQIWQTPFIQGDAIPSEHTDTLLYKIGNKDIVKAMAECNALITLLNKEDNYDGLYNDVSQASLDIIDSYYWIREEETCRLDIPLEEIKNASNAAIDEFDKVVQLRKTAKQSTKETQEKADQVFNKIKSSSFRSIDDFVQILAQLRTLRGEVISLNDIRYVDKTFITDLENAIEEQTEKISHRCVQFLLDDKALLPYHQRVEEKQAELDTIKKVIEAKKLEEAVNQIATDLEMLIDIVSNLQIEDTAHSTKIIDNISLIFATINQLKAGIKNAIKSLGSREASAEFAAQLKLVDQSIINYLDIAQTPEKTDELLNKVSVQLEDLEGRFADFDQFITQIIEKREEVYNAFEARKNSLIEARNKKAVALENAANRILKGVSKKALSFSSVTDINGYFASDLMIAKLRDIIDQLKELDDVGKAETIETALKVSKEDATRKLKDKQDLYEDGENVIKLGKHKFGVNKQPLDLTIVYKDQQLQYHLTGTDFYQEIQNEILLNSKKYWDQELISENNSIYRACYLAYKIYRQQQTGTADQLLSMSEESLLGLVREESSKNYAEGYVKGVHDLDAAKILKVLITKDHDLGLLRYPATIRAFAQYYWNNLAEEAQTYWNHRIKSSGEVLRIFPDSEAYKTVIHALTKDIKESLLLTSLIDEMTIFEPEMVASYIFDELKNNDFFCYSQTAHELYEAFCTTLKKKDMYSKLYQKLHEPIPEDIAQTHATDRIQLALQWVSSFIKTTTPEKEQYAHEVVCLFLYLHESNTNIIHVSPIQKIEGLTGSHPTVIEGQFIFDYHHFSNKLQQFATIEVPSYEAYRKAKHEVTEQLKEDIKLTEFMPKVLSSFVRNKLIDQVYFPLFGDNLSKQLGSIGDSKRTDRMGMLLLISPPGYGKTTLMEYMANRLGLVFMKINGPAIGHEVTSVDPMAATNAAAREELKKLNLAFEMGNNVMLYLDDIQHCNPEFLQKFISLADGTRKIEGVYNGVPKTYDLRSKKFCVIMAGNPYTESGEKFQIPDMLANRADIYNLGDIIGDTAALFKLSLIENAMTSNPILHQLSNKNFEDLYRFVEIIETGNREGIELQGNYTKQETEEYLAVLEKVVTIRNTVMQVNATYIKSAAMEDSYRTEPSFKLQGSYRDMNKLVAKVVPIMNQKELETLLLSHYESESQTLTSAAEANLLKYKELTETISTEEITRWNTIKETFVKNNKLKGFGNKNEMTQVLAQMMQFSEHLSGIQDVLKKGLEK; encoded by the coding sequence ATGGAAGAAAATAAAGACAATACGCATCTATCATTAGACGGGGGAACCTATGAGATTATTCAAAAGCGATTGCAATCTCAAAAAACGGAACTACAAAAACGTCTGCAAGAACTCAACACAGCGAGAAAAGATGTTTTCGGAAGCGTAGAAACCAAACTCATTGCCAATAACAGAATCAATACAGAAAACAACTGTATCGCCAGAGATATTGTTACGATTGGAAATCACTGTTTATTCGGCTATAACGTACACTTTGGACTACGAACTGAAATCACACTACAAGATGTTTTTAGCATCTACACTTACGAGGAAGATCACTTTGTAGCCCAACCCCTGACCTGCATTGAAGATGAACTCTTCATTAATGATTTTACCAATCTTTACAAATATTATAGAAATACCATTTTTTCCAAATTTGCCATCATAGGCAATTACCTACACATGGTCTTTCAATTAAGTGAGAGTACAACAGACATTAAAACATTTAAATGGCTGATCAATGAAGGAACCTTAACCTATATTGATAATCGAAGCGATCATGAGTATACCTTCCCTACACAACATGACTTTCAATGGACAGAAGTAAACAGAGATATGCACCGATACGGAACGCATTCCCATATTTCTATCATGGACAAAGTTTTTGTAGAAACGATCGGAGGGGATCTCACCATAAAAATAGAAGATAATACAGATGACGGCAAAGGAATCCTGGATGAACCTGTAGTACATGTAGATCAGACATTAGACGACGGGCAATTCAGATACGCTGACCTCGGAAACCTCATCGCTCTGGAAATAAAACCTTTTCAGGAAGCTCCTCGATATTTCGTATACAATCACAAAATACAAGAGGTTAAGAAAATCGAAAGCATTGGGGAATCCTGTATTCTCCTTCCTGATGATCAGGGAATCATTTTCCCTAATGGATATTATCTCCAATCAGGAGCTTTTAAATTATTCGGACTTTCTATCTCTGAATTAAAATTTCAAAAAAAGCTAAGTTCCCCTAACGGAGAAGATTTTCTGTATATTTTCTATGAAGAAGAAAACGGGCATTATGTACTAATGTCATACAATGTCATAGAACAGGAAGTCAAAACTCCTATTGTATGTACTGGATTTACACTGTTAGAACATGGAGAACTCTGCTATTTCAAAACAGAAGATGAGCAAACCAAGCATCATGTAATTCAAATATGGCAGACTCCATTTATCCAAGGAGATGCCATTCCATCAGAACATACTGACACTCTTTTATACAAAATCGGTAATAAAGATATTGTCAAAGCAATGGCAGAGTGTAATGCTCTAATCACCTTGCTTAACAAAGAAGATAATTATGATGGTCTATACAATGATGTATCTCAGGCATCTCTGGACATTATCGATAGCTATTATTGGATTCGCGAAGAAGAAACCTGTAGACTGGATATTCCTTTAGAAGAAATCAAAAATGCCTCTAATGCAGCCATTGATGAATTCGATAAGGTAGTGCAACTACGCAAAACTGCCAAACAAAGCACCAAGGAAACACAGGAAAAAGCCGATCAGGTATTCAATAAGATAAAGAGCAGTTCTTTTAGATCTATTGATGATTTTGTACAGATACTAGCACAACTCAGAACCCTGAGAGGAGAAGTAATCAGTCTTAATGACATTCGATATGTAGATAAAACTTTTATTACAGATCTGGAAAACGCAATAGAAGAGCAAACTGAAAAAATATCTCATCGCTGTGTACAATTCTTATTAGATGATAAGGCACTACTTCCCTATCATCAACGGGTAGAAGAAAAACAAGCCGAATTAGATACTATCAAAAAGGTTATTGAGGCAAAAAAACTCGAAGAAGCCGTCAATCAAATAGCCACAGATTTAGAGATGCTTATTGATATCGTCTCCAATTTACAAATTGAAGATACCGCTCACTCTACTAAAATCATCGATAATATCTCATTAATTTTTGCGACAATTAACCAATTAAAAGCAGGAATTAAAAATGCAATAAAATCTCTTGGAAGTAGAGAAGCCAGTGCAGAATTCGCTGCTCAATTAAAGCTGGTAGACCAGAGTATTATCAATTATCTTGATATTGCACAGACGCCTGAAAAAACGGATGAGTTACTGAATAAAGTTTCTGTACAACTAGAAGATCTTGAAGGGCGATTTGCAGATTTTGATCAGTTTATCACTCAGATTATTGAAAAACGAGAAGAAGTCTATAATGCTTTTGAAGCTAGAAAAAACAGCCTGATTGAAGCCAGAAACAAAAAAGCCGTTGCTTTAGAAAATGCTGCCAATCGAATCCTGAAAGGAGTAAGCAAAAAGGCATTAAGTTTTAGTAGCGTTACAGATATCAATGGGTACTTTGCCTCTGATTTAATGATCGCCAAACTAAGAGATATTATCGATCAGCTAAAAGAGCTTGATGATGTCGGAAAAGCAGAAACTATTGAAACAGCTCTAAAAGTTTCTAAAGAAGATGCTACCCGTAAGTTAAAAGACAAACAAGACCTCTATGAAGATGGAGAGAATGTAATCAAACTAGGGAAACATAAATTTGGTGTAAACAAACAGCCGCTGGACCTTACCATTGTATATAAAGATCAGCAATTACAATACCATCTGACAGGAACCGACTTCTATCAGGAGATACAGAATGAAATCTTATTGAATTCTAAAAAATATTGGGATCAGGAACTCATTTCTGAAAACAATAGTATCTACCGTGCCTGTTATTTAGCATATAAAATCTACAGGCAACAACAAACCGGTACAGCGGACCAGTTACTCAGCATGTCAGAAGAAAGCTTATTAGGACTGGTAAGGGAAGAAAGCAGTAAAAATTATGCCGAAGGCTATGTAAAGGGAGTACACGATTTAGATGCTGCCAAAATATTAAAAGTACTGATTACCAAAGATCATGATCTCGGTTTATTACGATATCCTGCTACAATCAGGGCTTTTGCACAGTATTATTGGAACAACCTAGCAGAAGAGGCACAAACATACTGGAACCACCGCATCAAATCCTCGGGAGAAGTACTGCGTATATTTCCGGATAGTGAAGCATATAAAACAGTAATTCATGCGCTAACTAAGGACATAAAAGAAAGCCTGTTATTGACTTCACTTATAGATGAAATGACCATATTCGAACCAGAGATGGTTGCTTCTTACATTTTTGACGAACTAAAAAACAATGATTTCTTTTGTTATAGTCAAACAGCTCATGAGCTTTACGAAGCTTTCTGTACCACCCTGAAAAAAAAGGACATGTATTCTAAGCTATATCAAAAGTTACATGAGCCTATTCCCGAAGACATTGCACAAACCCATGCCACAGACCGGATTCAGCTTGCTCTTCAGTGGGTCTCGTCTTTTATCAAAACGACAACCCCAGAAAAAGAACAATATGCACACGAGGTCGTATGCCTGTTTTTATACTTACATGAATCAAACACCAATATCATTCATGTAAGCCCTATACAAAAAATCGAAGGCTTAACAGGCAGTCATCCGACAGTTATCGAAGGGCAATTTATATTCGATTATCACCATTTCAGCAATAAACTTCAGCAATTTGCAACTATCGAAGTACCTTCATATGAAGCATATCGAAAAGCAAAACATGAGGTAACGGAGCAGTTAAAAGAAGATATAAAGCTAACGGAGTTTATGCCGAAAGTTCTTTCTTCTTTTGTTCGGAACAAATTAATAGATCAGGTTTATTTTCCTCTTTTTGGAGATAACCTCTCCAAGCAATTAGGAAGTATTGGAGATAGTAAACGTACTGATAGAATGGGAATGTTGCTTCTCATCTCTCCTCCTGGATATGGAAAAACAACCTTAATGGAGTATATGGCGAATCGTTTAGGGCTCGTCTTTATGAAAATAAACGGTCCTGCAATTGGTCATGAGGTAACTTCTGTAGATCCGATGGCCGCTACTAATGCTGCCGCAAGAGAAGAATTAAAAAAACTGAATCTCGCCTTCGAGATGGGGAACAATGTGATGTTATATCTAGACGATATTCAACACTGTAATCCTGAGTTTTTACAAAAATTCATATCCCTGGCTGACGGAACCCGGAAAATAGAAGGGGTATATAACGGTGTTCCAAAAACTTATGACCTCAGAAGTAAAAAATTCTGTGTGATCATGGCTGGAAACCCATATACCGAAAGTGGAGAGAAATTCCAGATTCCCGATATGTTAGCAAACAGAGCCGATATCTATAATCTGGGAGATATTATAGGAGATACTGCCGCCTTGTTTAAGCTTAGCTTAATAGAAAATGCGATGACTTCCAACCCGATATTACATCAGCTAAGTAATAAAAACTTTGAGGATTTGTATCGTTTCGTAGAAATCATAGAAACCGGAAATAGAGAGGGAATCGAATTACAGGGGAATTACACCAAACAGGAAACCGAGGAATATTTGGCTGTACTAGAAAAAGTTGTAACCATCCGAAACACAGTAATGCAGGTGAATGCTACGTATATTAAATCTGCTGCTATGGAGGACTCCTACCGTACAGAGCCTTCTTTCAAATTACAAGGTTCTTATAGAGATATGAACAAACTCGTCGCGAAAGTAGTACCTATTATGAACCAAAAAGAATTGGAAACACTACTTCTTTCTCATTATGAGAGCGAATCTCAAACCCTGACAAGTGCAGCTGAAGCTAACCTTCTAAAATACAAAGAGCTTACAGAAACTATTTCTACAGAAGAAATAACACGATGGAACACCATCAAGGAGACTTTTGTAAAAAACAATAAACTCAAAGGTTTTGGTAATAAGAATGAGATGACACAAGTCTTAGCTCAGATGATGCAATTCAGTGAGCATCTCTCCGGGATACAGGACGTACTAAAAAAAGGGTTAGAAAAATAA
- a CDS encoding flotillin family protein, with protein MLEQILPFIVIGLGLILFLIIVYFAIIAMFYKKVPQGQALVRTGFKGTKVATDRGLYVVPVFHKVEIMDISVKKIQIERLGNDGLVCKDNMRADIKVAFFVRVNNDVEFIKKVAQTIGCERASHISTLEDLFEAKFSEALKTVGKKFQFTELYEARREFRDEIVDIIGTDLNGYTLEDCAIDYLEQTPVSFLKSDNILDAEGIKKITELTATQNIKANLIKRDEEKVIRKQDVEAREAILELDKQLAEKEEQQKREIANIKAREEAEMLKVAEEERLKSETARISTEEKVQVAEENKQRQVIVAEKNKQRTNAVESERVEKDRMLEATERERIVTLAQIEKEKVVEVEKKNIQDVIRDRVMLEKGVVEEQENMKDIQAFKGADREKQVKITIAQAEAEEALIKTIKEAEAQKEAAKQKAEEINIEAQAQKEASEKEAEARKTLAEAQAKEEATIGMSEAQVMHAKADANERQGIVEASIIEKTAKAEAAGIEAKAEALKSQGIAEAEIIREKALAEATGNKEIALAQAEGDKEIALAEAAGIEQKAEAMKKLDGVGKEHEEFKLKLEKELKVDLAQINIQKEIADAQAHVIAEALKAANIDIVGGETMFFDQIIGQVTKAKGFDRLVQHSDNIQDVKDAILGSDDIKGNLLDKVKEFATKYNISTEDIKNLTIANLLTTLKQKSNDPSENDLFSNLLNLAKGMGLSDKKLR; from the coding sequence ATGTTAGAACAAATATTACCATTCATTGTAATTGGATTAGGGCTCATTCTATTTCTGATTATTGTATACTTTGCCATCATCGCAATGTTTTACAAAAAAGTGCCACAAGGGCAGGCACTTGTTCGTACCGGGTTTAAGGGAACCAAAGTAGCCACAGACAGAGGACTATACGTAGTCCCTGTATTTCACAAAGTAGAGATTATGGATATCTCTGTTAAGAAAATCCAGATAGAACGATTAGGAAATGACGGATTGGTATGTAAAGACAATATGAGAGCTGACATCAAAGTAGCTTTTTTCGTCAGAGTCAACAACGATGTGGAGTTTATTAAAAAAGTAGCACAAACCATAGGTTGTGAAAGAGCTTCTCACATCTCTACCCTAGAAGACTTATTCGAAGCAAAATTCTCTGAAGCATTAAAAACAGTTGGAAAAAAATTCCAGTTTACAGAATTATATGAAGCAAGACGTGAATTCAGAGATGAAATTGTAGATATCATCGGAACTGACCTCAACGGATATACACTAGAAGATTGTGCTATTGATTACTTAGAACAAACCCCAGTTAGTTTCCTTAAATCCGATAATATTCTCGATGCAGAAGGGATCAAGAAAATTACAGAGCTAACCGCTACTCAAAACATCAAAGCCAATCTCATCAAAAGAGATGAAGAAAAAGTAATCCGCAAACAAGATGTAGAAGCCAGAGAAGCTATCCTGGAATTAGACAAGCAGTTAGCAGAAAAAGAAGAACAGCAAAAAAGAGAAATTGCGAACATCAAGGCAAGAGAAGAAGCTGAAATGTTAAAAGTCGCTGAAGAAGAGCGTCTAAAATCTGAGACTGCCCGAATCTCAACCGAAGAAAAAGTTCAGGTTGCAGAAGAAAATAAACAACGTCAGGTAATTGTCGCTGAGAAAAACAAGCAACGTACCAATGCCGTTGAATCAGAACGAGTAGAAAAAGACAGAATGTTAGAAGCTACCGAAAGAGAGCGTATTGTGACACTGGCACAGATCGAAAAAGAAAAAGTTGTCGAGGTAGAAAAGAAAAACATTCAGGATGTAATCAGAGACCGAGTAATGCTTGAAAAAGGAGTAGTTGAAGAACAAGAGAATATGAAAGATATTCAGGCATTCAAGGGAGCTGATCGAGAAAAGCAGGTAAAAATTACGATTGCTCAGGCAGAAGCAGAAGAAGCACTGATTAAAACAATCAAAGAGGCCGAGGCTCAAAAAGAAGCAGCAAAACAAAAAGCTGAAGAAATTAATATTGAAGCACAGGCACAGAAAGAAGCTAGTGAGAAAGAAGCAGAAGCTAGAAAAACATTAGCAGAAGCACAAGCAAAAGAAGAAGCAACCATCGGAATGTCTGAAGCACAAGTGATGCATGCCAAGGCTGATGCTAACGAAAGACAAGGAATTGTAGAAGCTAGCATTATCGAAAAAACTGCCAAAGCAGAAGCGGCTGGAATAGAAGCCAAAGCAGAAGCACTTAAATCTCAAGGAATCGCAGAAGCAGAAATAATCAGAGAAAAAGCACTAGCAGAAGCGACCGGAAACAAAGAAATTGCACTAGCACAAGCAGAAGGAGATAAAGAAATCGCATTAGCAGAAGCTGCCGGAATCGAACAAAAAGCCGAAGCGATGAAGAAACTAGACGGAGTTGGGAAAGAGCACGAAGAGTTCAAACTAAAATTAGAAAAAGAATTAAAAGTAGACCTTGCTCAAATCAATATCCAGAAAGAAATCGCCGATGCACAAGCACACGTAATCGCAGAAGCACTTAAAGCAGCAAATATTGATATTGTTGGAGGAGAGACAATGTTCTTTGATCAGATTATAGGACAAGTGACCAAAGCCAAAGGATTCGACAGACTGGTTCAACACTCAGACAACATTCAGGATGTAAAAGATGCGATCCTGGGAAGCGATGACATCAAAGGAAACTTATTAGACAAAGTCAAAGAGTTTGCTACGAAATACAATATCTCTACAGAAGATATTAAGAACCTGACAATTGCTAACCTACTGACAACGTTAAAGCAGAAATCAAATGACCCGTCAGAAAATGACTTGTTCAGCAACCTGCTTAATCTTGCCAAAGGAATGGGGTTATCAGATAAAAAGCTTAGATAA
- a CDS encoding PspA/IM30 family protein, with protein MNFFKRLFKIGEAEAHSAIDKMEDPIKMTEQGIRDMKSDLEKSLEALAQVKALAIRSKNETEEFLVKAQDYQQKAMLILKKAQSGDIAATEADRLAKEALIKKEESSKHASRTKEESEKFDKSVAQLEKNVQEIKQTISKYENELKTLKARVKVSKATKNLNKQMAEIDSSSTVSMLERMKEKVIQEEALAEAYGDIANTSKSIDEEIDKAIDLTEANAEDDLAKLKEQLGFNKDNQ; from the coding sequence ATGAACTTTTTCAAACGATTATTCAAAATTGGGGAGGCAGAAGCGCATTCCGCAATTGATAAAATGGAAGACCCTATAAAAATGACCGAACAAGGGATCAGAGATATGAAATCTGATCTGGAAAAAAGCCTGGAAGCGTTGGCACAGGTAAAAGCCCTGGCTATTCGTTCTAAAAATGAAACCGAAGAATTCCTGGTAAAGGCACAAGATTATCAGCAAAAAGCCATGTTAATTCTAAAAAAAGCACAAAGCGGAGATATCGCAGCTACAGAAGCAGACCGGCTGGCTAAAGAAGCTTTGATCAAAAAAGAAGAATCAAGTAAGCATGCATCTCGAACTAAAGAAGAGTCCGAAAAATTTGATAAGTCTGTAGCACAACTCGAAAAAAATGTACAGGAAATCAAACAAACTATCAGCAAATACGAAAACGAGCTAAAAACATTAAAAGCCAGAGTAAAGGTCTCTAAAGCAACCAAGAACCTAAACAAGCAAATGGCTGAAATTGACAGCTCAAGTACTGTTAGTATGTTAGAACGTATGAAAGAAAAAGTAATACAGGAAGAGGCACTTGCAGAGGCATATGGAGATATTGCTAATACATCAAAGTCTATTGATGAAGAAATTGATAAAGCGATTGACCTTACCGAAGCCAATGCAGAAGATGACTTAGCCAAACTTAAAGAACAATTAGGATTCAATAAAGACAACCAGTAA
- a CDS encoding YbjN domain-containing protein, which produces MQNHFQQVKDYILELNYNITHENQGDGIIMISKESEGISNLILGIATPILIIEQHVFDIKNKNEQVYKSLLQKNRDIVHGAFVLDQTGERVIFRDTLQVENLDLNELEGSLNSLSLLLGEYSEQIINFSKY; this is translated from the coding sequence ATGCAGAATCACTTTCAACAGGTAAAGGATTATATACTAGAACTCAACTACAACATCACGCATGAGAACCAAGGGGACGGGATCATTATGATTAGTAAAGAAAGTGAAGGTATTAGTAACCTTATCCTAGGGATTGCCACTCCCATATTAATTATAGAGCAGCATGTTTTTGATATTAAAAACAAAAATGAACAGGTATACAAAAGCCTCTTACAAAAGAATCGAGACATTGTCCATGGGGCATTCGTATTAGACCAAACTGGAGAGCGTGTTATTTTCAGAGACACTCTACAAGTAGAAAACTTAGACCTTAATGAACTGGAAGGTTCCTTAAATTCACTTAGTCTTCTTTTAGGAGAATACTCTGAGCAAATTATCAATTTTTCAAAATATTAA
- a CDS encoding helix-turn-helix transcriptional regulator gives MSFFGKNIKKIRSVKGLSQQAFAEIFDLKRGTLGAYEEGRSEPKIETIIKIANYFSIQIDDLLTSELTVNELLKFKGDLTTQAKDIKREQFAMVPCITDATANDYISLFDKEKFINELPVLQLPLNPEKEFRGYTVSNLEMTSHDEGFFPKDIVIGEKVPSSVIKKLNNGTLVFVVVEGEIVFRRLYITKNNVVLRADHKNIDDLEFSIGSIEELWRIRYAFFRRIPEFSDGVEEKLMMIEQELLNMKKKMK, from the coding sequence ATGTCATTTTTTGGAAAAAATATAAAGAAAATAAGAAGTGTTAAAGGATTAAGTCAGCAGGCTTTTGCAGAGATTTTTGACTTAAAAAGAGGTACTTTAGGGGCTTATGAAGAAGGAAGAAGTGAACCTAAAATAGAAACCATTATTAAAATAGCTAATTATTTTAGCATCCAAATAGATGATTTATTGACCAGTGAGTTGACGGTTAATGAATTGTTAAAGTTTAAAGGAGATCTTACAACACAGGCAAAAGATATAAAAAGAGAACAATTTGCGATGGTCCCATGTATTACAGATGCTACTGCGAATGATTATATTTCTTTATTTGATAAGGAAAAATTTATAAATGAATTGCCAGTTCTTCAGTTGCCACTAAACCCCGAGAAAGAATTTAGAGGATATACAGTGTCTAATCTGGAGATGACCTCTCATGACGAAGGATTTTTTCCCAAAGATATTGTGATCGGAGAGAAGGTGCCTTCTTCGGTAATTAAGAAATTAAATAATGGAACCCTGGTCTTTGTGGTAGTAGAAGGAGAGATTGTTTTTAGAAGATTATACATTACTAAAAATAATGTGGTCTTGAGGGCTGATCATAAGAATATAGATGACCTGGAATTTTCTATTGGATCTATAGAGGAATTGTGGAGAATTCGCTATGCTTTTTTTAGACGTATTCCTGAGTTTTCTGATGGGGTAGAAGAAAAATTAATGATGATCGAACAGGAATTATTGAATATGAAGAAGAAGATGAAGTAA
- the asnS gene encoding asparagine--tRNA ligase, which translates to MKHTKVIEVLQSDQLLQPVTIKGWVRSFRNDRFIAVNDGSTINNIQCVIEDNTINQEIVDRINIGAAIAVSGTLVESEGKGQRVEIQVSAIEIEGDANPEEVKKTILSPKRHSLEKLREQAHLRVRTNTFGAIMRLRSKLSYAVHDYFQKNDFHYVHTPIITGSDAEGAGEAFKVTNMDLNNIPKDENGNIDHSKDFFGRETNLTVSGQLEGETYAMGLGQIYTFGPTFRAENSNTSRHLAEFWMIEPEIAFCDLDGNMDLAEDFIKYVIQYVLDNCQDDLAFLENRLVQEDKQKPQAERSEMLLRDKLRFVLDNNFKRVSYTEAIEILKNSKPNKKKKFKYPIEEWGADLQSEHERYLVEKHFKCPVILFDYPANIKAFYMRLNEDGKTVRAMDILFPGIGEIVGGSQREERLEVLQEKMAALDIPEEDLWWYLDTRRFGTCTHSGFGLGFERLVLFVTGMSNIRDVIPYPRTPLSAEF; encoded by the coding sequence ATGAAACACACTAAAGTAATAGAAGTACTACAAAGTGATCAACTATTACAGCCAGTTACCATAAAAGGATGGGTACGTTCATTTCGTAATGATCGATTCATAGCTGTAAATGACGGGTCCACTATAAATAATATCCAATGTGTTATTGAAGACAACACAATTAATCAAGAAATAGTGGATAGAATTAATATTGGTGCTGCAATTGCTGTTTCTGGGACATTAGTAGAAAGTGAAGGAAAAGGACAACGTGTAGAAATCCAGGTATCGGCAATAGAGATAGAAGGAGATGCCAATCCTGAAGAGGTAAAAAAAACCATCTTATCACCTAAGCGCCATAGTTTAGAAAAGCTGAGAGAACAAGCTCATTTAAGAGTACGTACAAATACATTTGGTGCCATCATGCGTCTACGATCTAAATTATCGTACGCTGTACATGACTATTTTCAGAAAAATGATTTTCACTATGTACACACACCAATAATAACAGGAAGTGATGCAGAAGGTGCTGGAGAAGCTTTTAAAGTGACCAATATGGATCTAAATAATATTCCCAAGGACGAAAATGGGAATATTGATCATAGCAAGGACTTTTTTGGGAGAGAAACCAACCTAACTGTTTCTGGACAGTTAGAAGGAGAAACGTATGCAATGGGTCTTGGACAGATATACACTTTTGGACCAACTTTCAGAGCAGAAAATTCAAACACCTCTCGTCACCTGGCAGAGTTTTGGATGATCGAACCAGAAATCGCTTTCTGTGATCTTGACGGAAACATGGATCTAGCAGAAGATTTTATAAAATATGTCATTCAATACGTATTGGACAACTGCCAGGACGATTTAGCTTTTTTAGAAAACCGTTTGGTTCAGGAGGACAAACAAAAGCCACAGGCAGAGCGCTCAGAAATGTTATTGAGAGACAAGCTTCGATTTGTATTAGATAACAATTTTAAACGTGTTAGTTACACTGAGGCAATAGAAATCTTGAAAAATTCGAAACCCAATAAAAAGAAAAAGTTCAAGTACCCAATTGAAGAATGGGGTGCTGACTTACAAAGTGAGCATGAGCGCTACCTGGTAGAAAAGCACTTTAAATGCCCGGTGATACTTTTTGACTATCCAGCGAATATCAAGGCATTCTATATGCGACTTAACGAGGACGGAAAAACAGTTCGAGCTATGGATATTCTATTCCCTGGGATTGGAGAAATTGTAGGAGGTTCTCAAAGAGAAGAAAGATTAGAAGTTCTACAGGAAAAAATGGCTGCATTAGACATCCCGGAAGAAGACTTATGGTGGTATTTAGACACCAGAAGGTTTGGAACCTGTACACATAGTGGTTTCGGTCTTGGTTTCGAACGACTCGTATTATTTGTTACAGGAATGAGCAATATTCGAGACGTAATTCCATACCCCAGAACACCACTAAGCGCGGAATTTTAA